One region of Flavobacterium sp. KACC 22763 genomic DNA includes:
- a CDS encoding aminotransferase class I/II-fold pyridoxal phosphate-dependent enzyme — protein MKVEKFPDRVIEIDQEQYLYFGGTAYLGLPTNVAFQELVVQNILKWGTTYGSSRTANIQLTAYDAGERFLASHIGSESTVTVSSGMLAGKLVLEKLKEQTDFFYHLNEIHSAIQIKNSLPVFINKKLNERLLDSKPEKITILTDGVPSFETKPADLSFLEKISKNKEITLLIDESHSLGIISENGSGIYASIEFPIKRKILVSSLGKAFGLTGGVIASDFDFIKEIKELETFTSAAGMNPAFVQTLSDAKEIYKKQHQKLLDNLNYIDSILIKNGNVKFDKNYPLIYLLSNELVEKLKQEKIIIASFRYTKEAEPLNRIVVTANHLKEDLDKLVATLNDFNSRF, from the coding sequence ATGAAAGTCGAAAAGTTTCCAGATCGAGTTATCGAAATTGACCAAGAACAATATTTGTATTTTGGTGGAACTGCGTATTTGGGACTTCCAACAAATGTAGCATTTCAGGAATTAGTGGTTCAGAATATTTTAAAATGGGGAACGACTTACGGAAGCTCAAGAACTGCGAATATTCAACTAACAGCTTATGATGCAGGCGAAAGATTTTTAGCGTCTCATATTGGTTCAGAAAGCACTGTTACGGTTTCTTCGGGAATGCTGGCCGGAAAACTGGTTTTGGAAAAATTAAAAGAGCAAACGGACTTTTTTTATCATTTAAATGAAATACATTCAGCCATTCAGATTAAAAATAGTCTGCCTGTTTTTATAAATAAAAAATTGAATGAACGTTTATTGGATTCAAAACCAGAAAAAATTACAATTTTGACTGATGGCGTTCCGTCATTTGAAACAAAACCTGCCGACTTATCATTTTTAGAGAAAATTTCAAAAAACAAAGAAATTACTTTACTAATTGATGAATCGCATTCGCTAGGAATTATCAGCGAAAATGGTTCCGGAATTTATGCGTCAATTGAATTTCCAATTAAAAGAAAAATTTTGGTTTCGTCCCTAGGAAAAGCTTTCGGATTAACAGGCGGAGTAATTGCGAGTGATTTTGATTTTATCAAAGAAATAAAAGAACTTGAAACCTTTACAAGCGCGGCAGGAATGAACCCCGCTTTTGTGCAAACGCTTTCTGATGCTAAAGAAATTTATAAAAAGCAACATCAAAAACTGCTAGATAATTTAAATTATATTGATTCAATTTTAATTAAAAATGGCAATGTCAAATTTGACAAAAACTACCCTTTGATTTATTTATTATCAAACGAATTAGTAGAGAAACTAAAACAAGAAAAAATCATTATTGCTAGTTTCAGATATACTAAAGAAGCAGAACCATTAAATCGAATTGTAGTTACAGCAAATCATTTAAAAGAAGATTTGGATAAATTGGTTGCAACTTTAAATGATTTCAATTCTAGATTTTAA
- a CDS encoding dipeptide epimerase: protein MKLILREYNLKLKHTFTISRESIDFQPSLIVELQSDGFSGFGEATSNPYYNTTVPMMMQDLEKIRNIIENTENETPEVFWAKIHPYLKDDMFALCALDLAYNDLYARKKGKKLYELWNYTTERNPMTDYTIGIASIEKMVSKMQELPWPIYKIKLGTKEDIEIVKELRKHTNAVFRIDANCGWTVEETINNAVELKKLGVEFLEQPMKADNWEGHKEVFKHSVLPVIADESCIIEEDVAKCHNHFHGVNVKLVKCGGLTPGKRMIEEAKKLGLRTMVGCMTESTVGISAIAHLLPQLDYVDMDGALLLAEDIATGVTIKDGVVSYPNLNGTGVTLL from the coding sequence ATGAAACTTATCTTAAGAGAATACAATCTCAAACTAAAACACACTTTTACCATTTCGAGAGAATCTATAGATTTTCAGCCTTCGTTAATTGTTGAGTTGCAAAGCGATGGTTTTTCTGGTTTTGGAGAAGCCACTTCAAATCCGTATTACAACACAACTGTGCCAATGATGATGCAGGATTTGGAAAAAATCAGAAACATTATTGAGAATACTGAAAATGAAACTCCAGAAGTGTTTTGGGCAAAAATTCATCCATATTTAAAAGATGATATGTTTGCTTTGTGTGCCTTAGATCTAGCTTATAATGATTTGTATGCTCGTAAAAAAGGCAAAAAGCTTTACGAATTATGGAATTACACGACAGAAAGAAATCCAATGACCGATTATACCATCGGAATTGCTTCTATCGAGAAAATGGTTTCTAAAATGCAGGAACTTCCATGGCCTATTTATAAAATTAAATTAGGAACCAAAGAAGATATCGAAATTGTGAAAGAGCTTCGCAAACACACCAATGCTGTTTTCAGAATTGATGCCAACTGCGGATGGACGGTTGAAGAAACCATCAACAATGCTGTTGAATTAAAAAAACTAGGTGTAGAATTCTTAGAACAGCCAATGAAAGCTGATAATTGGGAAGGTCACAAAGAAGTTTTTAAACATTCTGTTCTTCCTGTAATTGCCGACGAAAGCTGTATAATTGAAGAAGATGTAGCAAAATGCCACAATCATTTTCATGGTGTTAATGTAAAACTGGTAAAATGCGGTGGTTTAACTCCTGGAAAACGCATGATCGAAGAAGCTAAAAAACTAGGATTAAGAACAATGGTGGGCTGTATGACTGAATCTACTGTTGGAATTTCTGCAATTGCCCATTTATTGCCTCAACTAGATTATGTAGATATGGACGGCGCACTTCTTTTGGCAGAAGATATTGCAACTGGAGTAACCATAAAAGATGGTGTTGTAAGTTATCCCAATTTGAACGGAACTGGAGTTACATTGCTATAA
- a CDS encoding DUF1456 family protein, translated as MTNNDILKKLRVALMLRDDQIVEILELVDFRISKSELGAFFRAEDHPNYMECGDQVLRNFLNGLVIHLRGTKENPKNPNEVLAKHKAEIPKRETSKERPEFKAAPKDSEKYRGDKKPSSSGSSAGKPKKKSFPKGNGKPVVVEKVVFKNGNKKKS; from the coding sequence ATGACAAATAACGATATACTTAAAAAACTTCGCGTGGCTTTAATGCTCCGTGATGACCAAATAGTTGAAATTTTAGAATTGGTAGATTTTAGAATTTCAAAATCAGAATTGGGCGCTTTTTTTAGAGCTGAAGACCATCCAAATTACATGGAATGTGGCGATCAGGTTTTGCGTAACTTTCTAAACGGATTAGTAATTCATTTAAGAGGAACTAAAGAAAATCCTAAAAACCCAAATGAGGTTTTGGCAAAGCATAAAGCTGAAATTCCAAAAAGAGAAACTTCTAAGGAAAGACCAGAATTTAAAGCCGCTCCAAAAGATTCTGAAAAATACAGAGGTGATAAAAAACCATCTAGCTCAGGATCATCAGCTGGAAAACCTAAAAAGAAATCATTCCCAAAAGGAAATGGAAAACCAGTTGTTGTAGAAAAAGTAGTTTTTAAAAACGGGAATAAGAAAAAATCGTAA
- a CDS encoding sensor histidine kinase, with translation MKLKIPFYYYIVLFLGLFLTYFLWDYGINNKVAIEKHTKLYFWLTSTYILSIFIVYVLNFYTFCDWFLNKKKILFYFLSIPISLVIFAGVRYVTQEVIVFHITGVHNYDVRELEWGFYILDNLFFGLPAVIFSALSYLFWQFQSALKYNQELLLENKKAEFQMLKAQVSPHFLFNTLNSFYSQLVIKEDEMADDILVLSDLLRYVITETDKDEAILSKEIQFIQNYIHLQKKRFEDQLYLDFSVEGEYSNEKILSSALIHFVENVFKHGKLNNENEKAFIVIKIEDGFLEISTFNYNVDGENYSSTGIGYENLTKRLEYMYKDQFILEKTEENNTFKTYLKIPLKN, from the coding sequence ATGAAACTCAAAATTCCTTTTTACTACTATATTGTTCTTTTTCTCGGATTGTTTTTGACCTATTTTCTTTGGGATTACGGAATAAACAATAAAGTGGCAATCGAGAAGCATACCAAACTTTATTTTTGGCTTACATCAACTTATATTCTTTCCATCTTTATTGTTTACGTATTAAATTTCTATACTTTTTGTGATTGGTTTCTAAATAAAAAGAAAATACTTTTTTACTTTTTAAGCATACCAATCTCATTAGTGATTTTTGCGGGTGTTCGTTATGTAACTCAGGAAGTTATTGTTTTTCATATTACAGGAGTACACAATTATGATGTTCGCGAATTAGAATGGGGATTTTACATTCTTGATAATTTATTTTTTGGCCTTCCGGCTGTTATTTTTAGCGCTTTAAGTTATTTGTTCTGGCAGTTTCAAAGTGCGCTGAAGTACAATCAGGAATTGCTTTTAGAGAATAAAAAAGCTGAGTTTCAAATGCTAAAAGCGCAGGTTAGCCCTCATTTTTTGTTTAATACGCTGAATTCTTTTTATAGCCAGTTAGTTATAAAAGAAGATGAAATGGCTGATGATATTTTGGTTCTTTCAGATTTGCTTCGATATGTTATTACCGAAACAGATAAAGATGAAGCCATACTTTCAAAAGAAATTCAGTTTATTCAAAACTATATTCATTTGCAAAAAAAACGTTTTGAAGATCAGTTATATCTGGATTTTTCTGTTGAAGGAGAATATTCAAATGAAAAAATCCTTTCGTCAGCTTTAATTCATTTTGTGGAGAATGTTTTTAAACACGGGAAACTGAATAATGAAAATGAAAAAGCTTTTATTGTAATCAAAATAGAAGATGGATTTCTTGAGATTTCGACTTTCAATTATAATGTGGATGGAGAGAATTATTCGTCAACCGGAATTGGTTATGAAAACCTGACGAAAAGACTCGAATACATGTATAAAGATCAATTTATACTTGAAAAAACAGAAGAAAATAATACCTTTAAAACCTACTTGAAAATACCACTAAAAAATTAA
- the uvrB gene encoding excinuclease ABC subunit UvrB codes for MKFQVSSEYSPKGDQPQAIQKLAQGVVDGDKYQTLLGVTGSGKTFTVANVIQEVQRPTLVLAHNKTLAAQLYSEFKQFFPNNAVEYFVSYYDYYQPEAFMPVTGVFIEKDLSINEELEKMRLSTTSSLLSGRRDVLVVASVSCLYGIGNPVEFQKNVIEIKRDQVISRTKLLHSLVQSLYARTEADFNPGTFRIKGDTVEVYPSYADDAYRIHFFGDEIEEIESFDAKTSHVIEKFQRLTIYPANMFVTSPEVLQGAIWQIQQDLVKQVDYFKEIGKHLEAKRLEERTNFDLEMIRELGYCSGIENYSRYLDGREAGTRPFCLLDYFPSDYLMVVDESHVTVSQVHAMYGGDRSRKENLVEYGFRLPAAMDNRPLKFEEFEALQNQVIYVSATPADYELQKSDGIYVEQIIRPTGLLDPEIEVRPSLNQIDDLIEEIQVRCELDERVLVTTLTKRMAEELAKYLTKVSIRCRYIHSEVDTLERIEIMQDLRKGIFDVLIGVNLLREGLDLPEVSLVAILDADKEGFLRNHRSLTQTIGRAARNLNGKAIMYADKITASMQRTIDETNYRRTKQINFNVENNIVPQALNKKIESAFTKNPLVEYELGHPIPVAAEPETAYLSKTELEKMIREKRKTMEKAAKELDFLQAAKLRDEIKKLQEQLP; via the coding sequence ATGAAATTTCAAGTTTCCTCAGAATATAGTCCAAAAGGAGATCAGCCCCAAGCCATACAAAAATTGGCACAAGGTGTAGTCGACGGAGATAAATATCAAACTTTATTGGGAGTTACAGGCTCAGGAAAAACTTTTACCGTTGCCAATGTAATTCAAGAAGTGCAAAGACCTACTTTGGTTTTAGCTCACAACAAAACTTTGGCTGCTCAATTATACTCTGAATTCAAACAGTTTTTTCCAAACAATGCTGTTGAATATTTCGTTTCTTACTACGACTATTATCAGCCAGAAGCTTTTATGCCTGTTACGGGAGTTTTCATTGAAAAAGATTTATCTATCAATGAAGAACTGGAAAAAATGCGTTTAAGCACTACTTCTTCTCTACTTTCTGGTCGTCGCGACGTTTTGGTTGTGGCATCAGTTTCTTGTTTGTATGGTATTGGAAACCCTGTTGAATTTCAGAAGAACGTAATTGAAATTAAACGAGATCAAGTTATTTCGAGAACTAAACTATTACACAGTTTGGTCCAGAGTTTATATGCCAGAACTGAGGCAGATTTTAACCCAGGAACTTTTAGAATTAAAGGAGATACAGTTGAAGTGTATCCAAGTTATGCCGATGATGCGTATCGAATTCATTTCTTTGGAGACGAAATCGAAGAAATCGAATCCTTTGATGCCAAAACGTCTCATGTAATAGAGAAATTTCAAAGATTAACCATTTATCCAGCCAATATGTTTGTGACTTCTCCAGAAGTTTTACAAGGCGCAATTTGGCAAATTCAACAGGATTTGGTTAAACAAGTTGACTATTTTAAAGAAATAGGAAAACATCTAGAAGCCAAACGTCTGGAAGAAAGAACCAATTTCGACTTAGAAATGATCCGTGAATTGGGTTATTGTTCTGGAATTGAAAATTACTCGCGTTACCTTGACGGGCGTGAAGCCGGAACAAGGCCTTTCTGCCTATTAGATTATTTCCCGAGTGATTATTTGATGGTTGTAGACGAAAGCCACGTAACGGTTTCGCAGGTTCATGCTATGTATGGAGGTGACCGCAGCCGTAAAGAAAATTTAGTCGAATATGGTTTCCGTTTGCCAGCCGCAATGGACAACCGTCCGTTGAAATTTGAAGAATTTGAAGCTTTACAAAATCAAGTAATTTACGTTTCTGCAACTCCTGCCGATTACGAATTGCAAAAATCTGACGGAATTTATGTTGAGCAGATTATTCGTCCAACCGGATTATTAGATCCTGAAATTGAAGTTCGTCCGAGTTTAAATCAGATTGACGATTTGATTGAAGAAATTCAAGTTCGCTGCGAATTAGACGAAAGAGTTTTAGTGACTACTTTGACCAAAAGAATGGCCGAAGAATTAGCTAAATATTTAACCAAAGTAAGCATTCGATGCCGTTATATCCATTCTGAAGTAGATACTTTAGAACGTATCGAAATCATGCAGGATTTACGAAAAGGTATTTTTGATGTTCTTATTGGTGTAAACTTACTTCGTGAAGGTTTGGATTTACCAGAAGTTTCACTTGTTGCTATTTTAGATGCCGATAAAGAAGGTTTCTTGAGAAATCATAGATCTTTGACACAAACCATTGGTCGTGCGGCTAGAAACTTAAATGGTAAAGCCATTATGTATGCCGATAAAATTACGGCAAGTATGCAGCGAACAATTGACGAAACCAATTATAGAAGAACCAAACAGATTAATTTCAACGTCGAAAATAATATCGTTCCTCAAGCATTAAACAAAAAAATCGAAAGTGCATTCACCAAAAATCCATTGGTTGAGTACGAATTAGGACATCCGATTCCTGTTGCAGCTGAGCCAGAAACGGCTTATTTATCTAAAACAGAATTAGAGAAAATGATTCGTGAAAAGCGTAAAACGATGGAAAAAGCTGCTAAAGAATTGGATTTCTTGCAAGCAGCTAAACTTCGTGATGAAATTAAAAAATTGCAGGAACAATTACCGTAA
- a CDS encoding DUF5694 domain-containing protein, whose amino-acid sequence MQKIILLLALITLNITSAQQAKKKQILLIGTFHYANPGHDIAKINTFNVMSEKSQKELEIMSDKIKKFGPDKIFVEWKFAKQAELDKYYNKNTDSILKKDSNEIAQLALRTAKKLNHKKMYGIDYRTRFPYDSLMMSMEKANQKDLIKKTTESTERFQKENNERMAKSSLTDLMLYYNKKAANEDNIQWYLEVANRAGNPDDFTGASLVSNWYKRNLYMYSLVQKLTESTDKKIMVLLGAGHAAMLREFLAHDPEFEIVELATVLK is encoded by the coding sequence ATGCAAAAAATTATTTTATTACTAGCTCTTATTACACTTAACATCACTTCTGCTCAGCAAGCTAAGAAAAAACAAATTTTATTAATCGGAACTTTTCATTATGCAAACCCAGGTCATGATATTGCCAAGATAAATACTTTTAATGTAATGTCTGAGAAAAGCCAAAAAGAGCTCGAAATAATGAGTGATAAAATCAAGAAATTTGGTCCTGATAAAATTTTTGTAGAATGGAAATTTGCCAAACAAGCTGAATTAGATAAGTATTACAACAAAAACACTGATAGCATACTCAAAAAAGATTCAAATGAAATTGCTCAATTAGCATTACGCACTGCTAAAAAACTGAATCACAAAAAGATGTATGGAATTGACTATCGCACTCGTTTTCCTTATGATAGTTTAATGATGTCAATGGAAAAAGCGAATCAGAAGGATTTAATAAAAAAAACTACTGAGTCTACAGAAAGGTTTCAGAAGGAAAACAATGAAAGAATGGCAAAAAGCTCTCTTACCGATCTTATGCTTTACTATAATAAAAAGGCCGCTAATGAAGATAACATTCAATGGTATCTAGAAGTAGCAAACAGGGCTGGAAATCCAGACGATTTTACAGGAGCTTCTCTAGTTTCAAATTGGTATAAAAGAAACTTGTACATGTATTCTTTGGTTCAAAAATTAACCGAAAGCACCGATAAAAAAATAATGGTTTTGCTTGGAGCTGGACACGCTGCAATGCTAAGAGAATTTCTAGCACATGACCCAGAATTTGAAATTGTAGAATTGGCGACTGTTTTGAAATAA
- a CDS encoding LytR/AlgR family response regulator transcription factor — protein sequence MAFKCIIVDDEPPATRILENYIGKVNFLEKTGVFNDSLKALEFLNTQSVDVIFLDIQMPQLTGLQLSRIISKNIKVIFTTAYPDFALEGFELNAVDYLLKPISFERFYQAVSKLNSEPKMEISNQNNLPDFLFVKTDGKNKFQKVFLRDILYIESLQNYVCIHTSKQQIITHSSLKNVIESLPENEFIQIHKSHVVSLKHVESTDNFSVFINGKELPIGATFKDAFFDKIEENKI from the coding sequence ATGGCTTTTAAATGCATTATTGTAGACGATGAACCGCCTGCAACACGAATACTCGAGAATTATATCGGAAAAGTAAATTTTCTAGAAAAAACTGGAGTTTTTAATGATTCTTTAAAAGCATTAGAATTTTTAAATACGCAGTCTGTAGATGTAATTTTTCTAGATATTCAAATGCCTCAGTTGACGGGATTGCAGCTTTCTAGAATCATTTCGAAAAATATAAAAGTTATTTTTACAACAGCATATCCTGATTTTGCTTTAGAAGGTTTTGAACTTAATGCAGTTGATTATTTATTGAAACCCATTTCGTTTGAACGTTTTTATCAGGCGGTTTCAAAACTGAATTCAGAGCCTAAAATGGAAATCTCAAATCAGAACAATCTGCCTGATTTTCTTTTCGTTAAAACAGATGGGAAAAATAAATTTCAGAAAGTATTTTTGAGGGATATTTTATATATAGAAAGTCTTCAGAATTATGTTTGCATACATACTTCAAAACAGCAGATTATCACGCATTCATCTTTGAAAAATGTAATTGAATCTCTTCCAGAAAATGAATTTATTCAGATTCATAAATCGCATGTTGTTTCTTTAAAACATGTTGAATCTACCGATAATTTTTCTGTTTTTATTAATGGAAAAGAACTTCCGATTGGGGCGACTTTTAAAGATGCTTTTTTTGATAAAATAGAAGAGAATAAGATATAG